A stretch of the Patescibacteria group bacterium genome encodes the following:
- a CDS encoding transposase — MMLHKNSIRRICFPGAIYYVVFKTKNNYPYFKEQIFCDLFIENLKICKVLKGFKLYAFSIIYDHVNLMIEPNNKFDISHVMKSLKRNVSRNINIIMGYTNNYPNNPVGHTILCGLRGMGDVFKGKIIGLPILNPHELYVWKFDVQRYQDLFNQKFKNGTPYPKFKWQRKFYDHYIRFHDNHLKKQKDWDNHYDYTVYNHLKHGLPKNWQYTSLNSPELIDNIET; from the coding sequence ATGATGTTGCATAAAAATTCCATAAGGCGAATTTGTTTCCCGGGCGCGATTTATTACGTCGTGTTTAAGACGAAAAATAATTACCCATATTTTAAGGAGCAAATTTTTTGTGATTTATTTATTGAGAATTTAAAGATTTGTAAAGTATTGAAAGGATTTAAATTATATGCCTTTTCAATTATTTATGATCATGTGAATTTGATGATTGAACCAAACAATAAATTTGATATTTCGCACGTGATGAAATCTTTGAAAAGAAATGTTTCTCGCAATATTAATATTATAATGGGTTATACAAATAATTATCCCAATAACCCCGTAGGCCACACAATATTGTGTGGCCTACGGGGAATGGGGGATGTTTTTAAAGGTAAGATTATTGGACTACCCATATTAAATCCCCATGAATTATATGTATGGAAATTTGATGTTCAGCGGTATCAAGATTTATTTAATCAAAAATTTAAAAATGGAACGCCGTACCCTAAATTCAAGTGGCAGAGAAAATTTTACGACCATTACATCCGTTTCCATGATAACCATTTGAAAAAACAGAAGGATTGGGACAACCATTATGATTACACGGTTTATAACCATTTGAAGCATGGCCTGCCAAAAAATTGGCAATACACGAGTTTAAATTCCCCCGAATTAATTGATAATATAGAAACTTAA
- a CDS encoding putative Ig domain-containing protein, translating to MKVNIVRFASLWVLALVLLLTACVSSGGGGGDDSTNYIPPIIPPADNQPPVITSLPITTAISGELYGYALSATDSDNDVLTYGLDVGPAGMTINASTGLVSWLPNDTQVGEQQVKLRVSDGKIVVWQEYTLKVTLPPPNVGPSIISGPVTVATAEVEYTYTVGADDPEGDILTYSLVTFPTGMTIDSASGKITWTSTSAQIGNYKVEVSVTDGEFSDTQKFAIRVIPSDNGITFQRGCTLTSWWYNDYQNFTSNQTVDKMKADGCEVIAVLVTQYQDAINSTTIYPISSKTPSDAGLAQIITYIHDSGLSVMLKPHVDVQSGAWRGEITFSSEADWQAWFASYRQFLNHYLDLAEANQVEIFVIGTEFKATEHRETNWRDEIANARTSFSGQLTYGANHDSYFNVVWWDALDFIGVDAYFPLTSSYSPTVEELKIAWQPYISALQNFAEAYGQDIVFTEFGYQSLNGTNISPWWAPSGTIDLQEQADCYQAIMESAYNQPWFKGMYGWMWYWNPAQDINRFDVWNKPAELILRDWYAGY from the coding sequence ATGAAAGTAAACATTGTAAGATTTGCGTCGTTATGGGTGCTTGCGCTGGTGTTATTACTCACAGCCTGTGTTTCTTCGGGCGGAGGTGGCGGAGACGACAGCACGAATTATATCCCGCCGATTATACCGCCAGCAGACAATCAACCTCCAGTTATAACCTCATTGCCGATCACTACAGCGATTTCTGGCGAACTGTATGGTTATGCTCTGAGCGCGACAGATTCTGACAATGATGTTCTGACTTATGGCTTAGACGTTGGACCGGCTGGCATGACCATTAATGCCAGTACTGGTCTGGTGTCCTGGCTGCCTAATGACACACAAGTCGGGGAGCAGCAGGTTAAACTCAGAGTTAGTGATGGAAAAATAGTGGTCTGGCAGGAATATACTCTGAAAGTAACATTACCCCCGCCGAACGTAGGGCCGTCAATTATTTCTGGCCCTGTTACAGTTGCTACAGCCGAGGTTGAATATACCTATACTGTGGGTGCTGATGATCCGGAGGGTGACATTTTAACTTATTCGCTGGTAACTTTTCCCACTGGCATGACCATTGATTCAGCTTCTGGCAAAATTACTTGGACTTCCACATCTGCACAGATAGGTAATTACAAAGTTGAAGTATCTGTCACTGATGGGGAGTTTAGCGACACGCAAAAATTTGCCATCAGAGTAATTCCAAGCGACAATGGTATAACATTCCAGCGCGGCTGTACTCTCACCTCATGGTGGTACAATGATTACCAGAATTTTACCTCCAATCAAACTGTTGACAAGATGAAAGCCGATGGATGTGAAGTTATCGCCGTCCTGGTTACCCAATATCAGGATGCGATTAATTCTACAACCATATACCCGATCTCCAGTAAAACTCCAAGTGATGCTGGTTTAGCCCAAATAATAACCTACATTCATGATTCTGGCCTAAGTGTAATGCTAAAACCTCATGTTGATGTGCAATCAGGCGCCTGGCGCGGAGAAATTACCTTTTCTTCAGAAGCCGACTGGCAAGCCTGGTTTGCAAGTTATCGCCAGTTTCTCAACCACTATCTTGATCTGGCAGAAGCAAATCAGGTTGAGATATTTGTGATTGGAACTGAATTCAAAGCTACTGAACACAGAGAAACAAACTGGCGTGATGAAATAGCCAATGCCCGGACAAGCTTTTCAGGACAACTGACTTACGGCGCCAATCACGACAGTTATTTCAATGTCGTTTGGTGGGACGCTCTGGATTTCATTGGAGTGGATGCCTATTTCCCTTTGACCAGCAGTTACTCGCCAACCGTGGAAGAATTAAAGATAGCCTGGCAGCCATATATAAGCGCTTTGCAAAACTTTGCGGAAGCGTATGGCCAGGACATTGTCTTTACGGAATTTGGCTACCAGAGCTTAAACGGCACTAATATTTCACCCTGGTGGGCGCCGAGTGGCACAATTGATCTGCAAGAACAGGCAGATTGCTATCAGGCGATTATGGAAAGCGCCTACAATCAGCCTTGGTTCAAAGGCATGTACGGCTGGATGTGGTACTGGAATCCGGCTCAGGACATCAATAGATTTGATGTTTGGAATAAACCGGCAGAACTGATTCTGCGCGATTGGTACGCTGGTTATTAG
- the atpC gene encoding ATP synthase F1 subunit epsilon, translating into MEKKIKIEITTPERNVFSAEANQVSIPTQMGEITILPEHIPLVAVLVPGELRIIKDKEEILMAVSGGFIEVLPNKITILADSAEHAEEIDEKRAEEARVRALELQKEKSFDDQEFAALSAKIEKELARLKVVRKRKYKKLPGQEQFHANE; encoded by the coding sequence ATGGAGAAAAAAATTAAAATTGAAATTACTACTCCGGAAAGGAATGTTTTTTCAGCTGAAGCTAATCAGGTCAGCATTCCTACTCAAATGGGGGAGATTACTATTTTGCCAGAACATATTCCGCTGGTTGCAGTTTTAGTTCCAGGAGAATTACGAATTATCAAAGATAAAGAAGAAATATTAATGGCTGTCTCCGGAGGTTTTATTGAAGTTTTACCAAATAAGATAACAATTTTAGCAGATTCTGCTGAGCATGCTGAAGAAATAGATGAAAAGCGAGCTGAAGAAGCAAGAGTGCGAGCTTTGGAATTGCAAAAAGAAAAAAGTTTTGATGATCAGGAATTTGCAGCCTTATCAGCTAAAATTGAAAAAGAATTAGCGCGCCTTAAAGTCGTGCGCAAAAGAAAATATAAAAAGTTGCCTGGCCAAGAGCAATTTCATGCCAACGAATAA
- a CDS encoding carbonic anhydrase produces MSHNCKNFLLCCMDFRLQTAIINWLSVNGYTGDTDIILVPGSCKVVAENQEGCQAGLILDGIRLSYEKHGVRRFFLTMHEDCGAYGGQSAFVSAEAETSKHLTDMKKVRDFLKEKYPDAEVKSFRIKKSDDGWEFEEIAE; encoded by the coding sequence ATGTCACACAACTGTAAAAATTTTTTACTCTGCTGCATGGATTTTCGCTTGCAGACAGCAATTATTAACTGGCTTTCAGTAAATGGATATACTGGTGATACAGACATTATTTTAGTGCCAGGATCCTGTAAGGTAGTGGCTGAAAATCAGGAAGGCTGCCAAGCAGGCTTAATTCTTGATGGCATCCGTTTGTCTTATGAAAAACACGGAGTACGACGCTTTTTTCTGACCATGCACGAAGATTGCGGAGCTTATGGCGGCCAAAGCGCTTTTGTTTCGGCTGAAGCTGAAACAAGTAAGCATCTGACAGACATGAAAAAAGTGCGGGATTTTTTAAAAGAAAAATATCCTGACGCTGAAGTCAAGAGTTTCCGTATCAAAAAAAGTGATGATGGCTGGGAATTTGAAGAAATTGCTGAGTAA
- a CDS encoding GerMN domain-containing protein produces MTQKILIIIIVLIIVLGGIILGVRFFSGEDNWICQNGEWTKHGQPSAPMPTTPCPGANINQPVENSNTVPAVKEIIVDNPKANEEIASPYILTGQAAGWYFEASFPVKLLDESGKEIATAIAQAQSDWMTTDFVPFKANLEFLVDKDQAGTLVFMNDNPSGLPELQKEFRLPVKLKGVATLVIKVFFGNAKKNPNAMDCRLVYPVDRKIAKTVSTARAALEELLKGPTEEEKANGYYTSINSGVKIQKLTIVDGVARVDFDKQLEFQVGGSCRVAAINSQIVTTLKQFTSIKQVIISINGRTEDILQP; encoded by the coding sequence ATGACTCAAAAAATTTTAATAATTATCATTGTTTTAATTATAGTATTAGGCGGAATTATTTTAGGCGTCCGTTTTTTTAGCGGAGAAGATAATTGGATTTGTCAAAATGGCGAGTGGACCAAACATGGCCAGCCTAGCGCGCCAATGCCAACTACGCCTTGCCCTGGCGCAAATATTAATCAGCCAGTAGAAAATTCCAATACAGTCCCGGCTGTAAAAGAAATTATTGTAGATAACCCAAAGGCAAATGAAGAAATAGCTAGCCCATATATTCTCACTGGGCAAGCAGCGGGCTGGTATTTTGAAGCAAGTTTTCCTGTAAAATTGCTTGACGAAAGTGGTAAAGAAATAGCCACGGCCATTGCCCAAGCTCAGAGTGATTGGATGACAACTGATTTTGTACCGTTTAAAGCAAATTTGGAATTTTTAGTTGATAAAGACCAGGCAGGAACTTTGGTTTTTATGAATGATAATCCGTCAGGCTTACCAGAATTGCAAAAGGAATTTCGTTTGCCAGTAAAATTAAAAGGTGTCGCCACATTAGTGATTAAAGTCTTTTTTGGCAATGCCAAGAAAAATCCAAATGCCATGGATTGCCGTTTAGTCTATCCAGTTGATCGTAAAATTGCCAAAACAGTTTCAACTGCCAGGGCAGCTTTGGAGGAATTATTAAAAGGTCCGACTGAAGAGGAAAAAGCCAATGGTTATTATACTTCAATAAATAGCGGAGTTAAAATTCAAAAATTGACTATCGTTGATGGTGTAGCTAGGGTTGATTTTGACAAGCAATTAGAATTTCAGGTGGGAGGTTCATGCCGCGTGGCAGCCATTAATTCGCAGATTGTGACAACTTTAAAACAATTTACCAGTATTAAACAAGTTATTATTTCGATTAATGGCCGGACAGAAGATATTTTACAGCCATAA
- the rlmN gene encoding 23S rRNA (adenine(2503)-C(2))-methyltransferase RlmN: protein MELDKLNKILKNEPVYRIKQAYAFIFKDLADDWEKATNLPLEIRQKLNKEFPLSIKAKVVETKTKESQKALLTLNDDSKIETVLLRHEDGRNTVCVSSQVGCPLGCLFCATGKMGFKRNLTEWEIVNQVLFFARDLKKVGERVSNLVFMGMGEPFLNYDNVISAIKILNDKDSLNIGARHISISTIGITEGIKMLAGEPLQINLAISLHAPNNELRDKLVPMNQSYPIESILKIVDYYLKKTNRQVMFEYLMIDDYNDSEKQAEELVELLRFLPSSLFVVNLIAYNPTKGFKPSPALKIKKFKEVLIRSKIKVTQRYRFGQDIKAACGQLAGEKGEQ, encoded by the coding sequence ATGGAATTAGATAAATTAAATAAGATTTTAAAAAACGAACCAGTTTATAGAATTAAACAGGCTTATGCTTTTATTTTTAAAGATTTAGCTGATGACTGGGAAAAGGCTACCAACTTGCCCTTAGAAATCCGCCAAAAACTAAATAAAGAATTTCCACTAAGTATAAAAGCTAAAGTTGTTGAAACTAAAACAAAAGAATCCCAGAAGGCTTTGCTGACTTTAAATGATGATTCTAAAATTGAAACAGTTTTACTGCGGCATGAAGATGGCAGAAATACGGTTTGTGTGTCTTCTCAAGTCGGCTGTCCTTTGGGCTGTCTTTTTTGCGCAACAGGCAAAATGGGATTTAAAAGAAATTTGACTGAGTGGGAAATTGTCAATCAGGTTTTATTCTTTGCTAGGGATTTAAAGAAAGTAGGGGAGAGGGTCAGCAATTTAGTTTTTATGGGCATGGGCGAGCCATTTTTAAATTATGACAATGTGATTTCTGCTATTAAAATTTTAAATGATAAAGATAGTCTGAATATCGGAGCCAGGCATATTTCTATTTCAACGATTGGAATAACTGAAGGCATTAAAATGCTGGCTGGCGAACCATTGCAGATTAATTTGGCGATTTCTCTGCACGCACCAAACAATGAGTTGCGAGACAAGCTTGTCCCTATGAACCAGTCATACCCAATTGAAAGTATTTTAAAAATTGTTGATTATTATCTTAAAAAAACAAATAGGCAGGTAATGTTTGAATATCTAATGATTGATGATTATAATGACTCAGAAAAACAGGCTGAAGAACTTGTGGAGTTATTGCGGTTTTTGCCAAGCTCTCTTTTTGTAGTAAATTTAATTGCTTACAATCCTACGAAAGGCTTTAAACCCTCGCCAGCCCTTAAAATAAAGAAGTTTAAAGAAGTTTTAATCAGGAGCAAAATTAAAGTAACACAGCGTTATCGTTTTGGCCAGGATATAAAGGCAGCTTGCGGGCAACTTGCTGGCGAAAAAGGTGAACAATAA
- the atpA gene encoding F0F1 ATP synthase subunit alpha: protein MSTKDFVLEALRTQIKDFKAKAKVEKTGSVIEVGDGIARISGLADCMSAEMLEFETEKEPVYGLALNLEEDTVGAIILGDYLEIKEGNKVKTTGKILSVPVGEKLIGRVINPLGKALDGKGEIKSDKNYPVEKIAPRVITREPVRQPLQTGIKAIDSMIPIGRGQRELIIGDRQTGKTAIAIDAIINQKGQDVICIYVAIAQKESKVARIVAELEKFGAMDYTIVVLTGASDPAALSYIAPYAGCAMGEYFMDQGKDVLVIYDDLSKHAVAYRQISLLLRRPPGREAYPGDIFYLHSRLLERAAKLNAKYGGGSLTALPIIETQAGDVSAYIPTNVISITDGQIYLESDLFYQGIRPALNTGLSVSRVGSAAQVKAMKKVAGKLKLDMAQFREIAAFAQFGSDLDETTKKQLNLGLRMQEILKQDQYVPMAVEHEIAIIYAGINGLLDDVPVEKVQIFETGFHKYLKLNSQKLLKQIADKKELTEEIVKELNKVIEEYKQTLDFLVK, encoded by the coding sequence ATGTCTACAAAAGATTTTGTACTGGAAGCGCTTAGAACCCAAATTAAAGATTTTAAAGCCAAAGCTAAAGTTGAAAAGACCGGCTCAGTAATTGAGGTAGGTGATGGCATTGCTAGGATTTCCGGCTTGGCTGACTGCATGTCTGCTGAAATGTTGGAATTTGAGACAGAGAAAGAGCCTGTCTATGGCTTAGCCTTGAATTTGGAGGAAGATACTGTCGGCGCTATAATTTTGGGCGACTATTTGGAAATTAAAGAAGGCAATAAAGTTAAAACTACCGGCAAGATTCTATCAGTGCCTGTTGGTGAAAAGCTAATTGGCCGGGTAATTAATCCCTTGGGCAAGGCTTTGGATGGCAAAGGCGAAATTAAAAGCGATAAAAATTATCCTGTTGAAAAAATCGCTCCCAGAGTAATTACCCGCGAACCAGTCAGACAGCCATTACAAACCGGAATCAAAGCCATTGACAGCATGATTCCAATTGGCCGCGGCCAACGCGAACTAATTATTGGCGACAGACAGACAGGCAAAACTGCGATTGCGATTGATGCAATTATTAATCAAAAAGGACAAGATGTAATTTGCATTTATGTCGCGATTGCGCAAAAAGAATCAAAAGTAGCGCGTATTGTGGCTGAACTGGAAAAATTCGGCGCCATGGATTATACCATTGTGGTTCTGACCGGCGCTTCTGATCCGGCTGCTTTATCATATATTGCGCCTTATGCGGGCTGCGCCATGGGTGAATATTTTATGGATCAGGGTAAGGATGTCTTAGTCATTTATGATGATCTTTCTAAACATGCTGTGGCTTATCGTCAGATTTCTTTACTTTTACGACGACCGCCAGGACGTGAAGCATATCCAGGAGATATTTTTTATTTGCATTCCCGCTTATTAGAAAGAGCCGCTAAATTAAATGCCAAATATGGCGGCGGTTCATTAACAGCCTTGCCAATCATTGAAACTCAGGCTGGAGATGTTTCTGCCTATATTCCGACTAATGTAATTTCTATAACTGACGGCCAAATATATTTGGAATCGGATCTTTTTTACCAGGGAATTCGCCCGGCATTAAATACTGGCTTGTCTGTTTCGCGCGTCGGTTCAGCAGCCCAGGTTAAGGCCATGAAAAAAGTGGCCGGCAAATTAAAACTAGACATGGCTCAATTTCGGGAAATAGCTGCTTTTGCCCAGTTTGGCTCTGATTTGGATGAAACGACCAAAAAACAATTAAACCTTGGTTTGCGCATGCAGGAAATCTTAAAACAAGACCAATACGTGCCAATGGCTGTTGAACATGAAATTGCCATTATTTATGCCGGTATTAACGGGTTGCTTGATGATGTGCCTGTAGAAAAAGTGCAAATTTTTGAAACTGGTTTTCATAAATATCTAAAATTAAATTCCCAAAAATTATTAAAGCAAATCGCAGATAAAAAAGAATTAACTGAAGAAATTGTAAAAGAATTAAATAAAGTAATTGAGGAGTATAAACAGACCTTGGATTTCTTGGTGAAATAG
- a CDS encoding lipocalin-like domain-containing protein → MPKEKFKPLKFPRDEQKHDHTIEWWYFNGHLKTKDGREFSYMNTLFAAKPKKVAIPYAKRLPFKAWYFSHYLLTDNKKHKEWSKIMPVSFVDKKSFTLPLLWAQYDNSCLIEETKLFNYKIVNDFIDLNLSATKKPLLVNNKGFIDLVEKSTYYYSLSRLKTKGLINVNKKWLEVSGISWMDHQWANTPLTKSDKWTWFSLQLNNGVDIICFVYGDQNKIYHATSLDKNGRQKITDNMFLKPRLNKYTSHETGATYQLGYEIYLPDWDIKLEVQPINKKQEMVFGPLNYWEGAIKIEGECNGKKVSGQGFLEITGVPMKKSLFKVYLHKLDKEIKKRINQ, encoded by the coding sequence ATGCCCAAAGAAAAATTTAAACCCCTCAAATTTCCGCGTGATGAGCAAAAGCATGATCATACGATTGAATGGTGGTATTTTAACGGTCATTTAAAAACAAAAGACGGCAGGGAATTTTCCTACATGAACACTCTTTTTGCGGCCAAGCCGAAAAAGGTTGCCATTCCTTATGCCAAAAGATTGCCTTTTAAAGCCTGGTATTTTAGCCATTATCTACTGACAGACAACAAAAAGCATAAAGAGTGGAGCAAAATCATGCCGGTTTCATTTGTGGATAAAAAAAGTTTTACCTTGCCCTTGCTTTGGGCGCAATATGACAATTCCTGCTTAATTGAGGAAACAAAACTTTTTAATTATAAAATTGTCAATGATTTTATTGATCTGAATTTATCTGCGACAAAAAAACCCCTTTTAGTTAACAATAAGGGCTTTATTGATCTGGTGGAAAAGTCCACGTATTATTATTCTTTAAGCCGTTTAAAAACAAAAGGCCTGATTAATGTCAATAAAAAATGGCTGGAAGTTTCAGGGATTTCCTGGATGGACCATCAATGGGCCAATACACCGCTGACAAAAAGCGATAAATGGACCTGGTTTTCATTGCAGCTAAATAACGGAGTTGATATTATCTGTTTTGTTTATGGCGATCAGAATAAGATTTATCATGCAACTTCGCTGGATAAAAATGGCCGCCAGAAAATAACTGATAATATGTTTTTAAAACCAAGACTAAATAAATATACCAGCCATGAGACTGGCGCGACATACCAACTTGGCTATGAAATTTATTTGCCTGACTGGGATATAAAATTAGAAGTTCAGCCAATAAATAAAAAGCAAGAAATGGTTTTCGGGCCTTTAAATTATTGGGAAGGCGCTATAAAGATAGAAGGGGAATGTAATGGTAAAAAGGTTTCTGGTCAGGGATTTTTAGAAATTACTGGCGTGCCAATGAAAAAGAGTTTATTTAAAGTTTATTTGCATAAATTGGATAAAGAGATCAAAAAAAGGATTAATCAATAA
- the atpG gene encoding ATP synthase F1 subunit gamma, producing MPNTKDIRHRIKSIGNTKKITKAMEMVASSKMRRAVNSVLATRPYSSLAWQLILNVAQKIKIQRHPLLRNRKEIKKMAVVLITSNRGLCGSFNQQVIKTAVEYIKQQKSLKENLEVELICLGKKGARAMSRSGQKVAAEFIKPDILKDSEEIRPIQKMILTDFLQKKYDQIALVYTDYVSALKQVPRVKQILPIKTIRDKFLGEIGDVIQENKKESFEYLFEPKPQIILDVLLPRLLEVQIYQAVLESNAAEHSARMLAMRNANEAAGDMISELTLAYNQLRQAAITREIAEIAGGKAALE from the coding sequence ATGCCAAATACAAAGGACATTAGGCACAGAATAAAATCAATTGGCAATACAAAAAAGATTACCAAAGCCATGGAAATGGTCGCATCTTCAAAAATGCGGCGTGCTGTTAATTCTGTTCTGGCGACTAGGCCATATTCCAGTCTGGCTTGGCAGTTAATTTTAAATGTGGCGCAAAAAATTAAAATTCAGCGCCACCCATTATTAAGAAACCGTAAGGAAATTAAAAAAATGGCAGTTGTTTTGATTACTTCAAATCGCGGTTTGTGCGGATCTTTTAACCAACAAGTGATTAAAACTGCGGTGGAATATATCAAACAGCAAAAGAGTCTTAAGGAAAATTTGGAGGTTGAATTAATTTGTTTAGGTAAAAAAGGAGCGAGAGCAATGTCCAGATCAGGACAAAAGGTTGCGGCTGAATTTATTAAGCCTGATATTTTAAAAGACTCAGAAGAAATAAGACCAATCCAAAAAATGATTTTAACTGATTTTTTACAGAAAAAATATGATCAGATTGCCTTGGTTTATACTGATTATGTTTCAGCCTTAAAACAAGTGCCCAGAGTAAAGCAAATATTACCCATTAAAACAATTAGAGATAAATTTTTAGGAGAGATTGGAGACGTTATTCAGGAAAACAAGAAAGAAAGTTTTGAGTATTTATTTGAACCCAAGCCGCAAATTATCTTAGATGTATTATTGCCCAGGCTGCTTGAGGTCCAGATTTATCAGGCGGTTTTGGAAAGCAATGCTGCTGAACATTCAGCCAGGATGCTGGCCATGAGAAATGCCAATGAAGCTGCCGGTGATATGATTTCAGAATTAACATTGGCATATAACCAATTAAGGCAGGCAGCGATTACCAGAGAAATTGCAGAAATCGCCGGAGGCAAAGCAGCCCTTGAGTAA
- the atpH gene encoding ATP synthase F1 subunit delta yields MKKISAKKIAQALYEETKDLDKKQIKLKVENLFSYLVKNKNLKNADEIVSAFDTYSKKQEGILDVELFSAKAVDKAIKESLEKKFKESRGVKKINFIEQTDASLLGGLIVKIGDTIYDDSIKTRLELLRNQFKS; encoded by the coding sequence ATGAAAAAAATATCAGCTAAAAAAATTGCGCAGGCATTGTATGAAGAAACTAAAGATTTGGACAAAAAACAAATTAAGCTTAAAGTTGAGAATTTATTTAGTTATCTGGTTAAAAATAAAAATTTAAAAAATGCTGATGAGATTGTGTCAGCTTTTGATACGTATAGTAAAAAACAGGAAGGAATTTTAGATGTGGAATTATTTTCAGCTAAAGCTGTTGATAAGGCAATAAAAGAAAGCTTAGAGAAAAAATTCAAGGAATCCAGAGGCGTTAAAAAAATCAATTTTATTGAGCAGACAGATGCTTCTTTGCTTGGCGGCTTGATTGTTAAAATCGGTGATACTATTTATGATGACAGTATAAAGACCAGACTGGAGCTATTAAGGAATCAATTTAAATCATAA
- the atpD gene encoding F0F1 ATP synthase subunit beta, with amino-acid sequence MNMNKGTIKQIIGAVVDVEFLEKLPGIYNALETKLPSNEILILEVQQHLGANLVRAIAMGTTDGLRREQEVLDTGAPISVPVGEETLGRMLSVLGQPLDEGKEVASKKKYPIHRPAPAFKDQSTKAEILETGIKVIDLICPIVKGGKVGMFGGAGVGKTVVIMELIRNIAKEHGGYSIFAGVGERSREGNDLYLDMKASGVLEKTSLVFGQMNEPPGNRLRVALAGLSIAEYFRDEAKQDVLLFIDNIFRFTQAGSEVSALLGRIPSAVGYQPTLATEMGELQERITSTDKGSITSMQAVYVPADDLTDPAPATTFGHLDSTVVLSRSLTELGIYPAVDPLDSNSTILDPKIVGQEHYEIARGVQKVLQRYKDLQDIIAILGMEELSDVDKITVGRARKIQRFLSQPFFVAETFTGTEGKYVSLKETIRGFKEILEGKHDDKNEQAFYMKGGIEEVK; translated from the coding sequence ATCAATATGAACAAAGGTACAATCAAACAAATTATCGGCGCAGTAGTTGATGTGGAGTTTTTAGAAAAATTACCAGGTATTTATAATGCTTTAGAAACCAAATTGCCAAGTAATGAGATTTTAATTTTAGAAGTTCAACAGCATTTGGGCGCTAATTTAGTCAGAGCAATAGCCATGGGCACGACTGATGGCTTGCGCCGAGAACAAGAAGTGCTTGATACCGGAGCGCCAATTTCTGTGCCAGTCGGCGAAGAAACCTTAGGCCGTATGCTGAGCGTGCTTGGTCAGCCACTAGATGAAGGCAAAGAAGTTGCATCAAAGAAAAAATATCCGATTCACAGGCCGGCGCCTGCTTTCAAAGATCAGTCAACCAAAGCAGAAATATTGGAAACTGGCATTAAAGTTATTGATTTGATTTGCCCGATTGTTAAAGGCGGCAAAGTCGGCATGTTTGGCGGCGCTGGCGTTGGCAAGACTGTGGTCATCATGGAATTAATCAGGAATATAGCCAAAGAACACGGCGGTTATTCTATTTTTGCCGGTGTCGGCGAACGCTCACGCGAAGGCAATGATTTATATCTGGATATGAAAGCATCTGGCGTGCTGGAAAAAACTTCTTTGGTTTTTGGCCAAATGAATGAACCGCCAGGAAATCGTTTGCGCGTAGCTTTGGCCGGACTATCTATTGCTGAATATTTTCGCGATGAAGCCAAGCAAGACGTGCTTTTATTTATTGATAATATTTTTAGATTTACTCAGGCAGGTTCAGAAGTTTCCGCGCTTTTAGGACGCATTCCTTCAGCTGTGGGTTATCAGCCGACTCTGGCCACTGAAATGGGTGAATTACAGGAAAGAATTACTTCCACCGATAAGGGTTCAATTACATCCATGCAGGCTGTTTATGTGCCGGCTGATGATTTGACTGATCCAGCGCCTGCCACGACTTTTGGCCATTTGGATTCTACCGTTGTTCTTTCGCGCTCTTTAACTGAATTAGGTATTTATCCTGCGGTGGATCCTCTGGATTCCAACTCTACAATTTTAGACCCTAAGATCGTGGGGCAGGAACATTATGAAATAGCGCGCGGTGTGCAGAAAGTATTACAACGCTACAAAGATCTGCAGGATATTATTGCTATTTTGGGCATGGAAGAATTATCAGATGTTGATAAAATTACAGTCGGACGCGCTCGAAAAATCCAAAGATTTCTATCCCAGCCATTTTTTGTGGCTGAAACTTTTACTGGCACGGAAGGCAAATATGTTTCTTTAAAAGAAACGATTAGAGGTTTTAAAGAAATTTTAGAGGGCAAGCATGATGATAAGAATGAACAGGCGTTTTACATGAAGGGCGGGATTGAAGAAGTAAAATAA